The following proteins are encoded in a genomic region of Candidatus Neomarinimicrobiota bacterium:
- a CDS encoding MFS transporter, which produces MNAKQEKKIKGLRWWIVTLVAVATMINYIDRFAMAIMWPEMSEELGIGNAGYAKIMSMFLVAYGVSQMLSGKLYDIVGTRLGFVISIVVWSLSAALHGLARSVVSFSLVRFLLGVGEAGNWPGATKSNAEWFPAKERAFAQGIFSTGTSAGSIVAPPLIAILYLSIGWKITFMLLGLLGMLWIIPWWYLNRALPKDHPWITDEEKQHILGDQALSDTPASTERVPGWGELLTYKQSYSVIISRIFLDPVWWLFVVWLPIYLHNKFGFNVKEIGMYAWMPYVGAALGSLFGGYLSGYFMEKGWTVNKARKWAITLGAIIMFPSLIMTAFASTSAAAIALITIILFGFQISMNNIQTLPSDFFGGGTVGSLAGMGGLSAVLGVIVVTNLVPVIVDTSGYTLVFLMGAGLVPAALLFVFLFSGEIKKVQLKEPK; this is translated from the coding sequence ATGAATGCGAAACAAGAAAAAAAGATTAAAGGTCTCAGGTGGTGGATTGTGACACTGGTTGCAGTGGCCACCATGATCAATTATATCGATCGTTTCGCTATGGCCATCATGTGGCCGGAAATGAGTGAGGAATTGGGCATTGGTAACGCAGGGTACGCCAAGATAATGAGTATGTTTCTGGTGGCCTATGGTGTGAGCCAGATGCTTTCGGGTAAGCTGTATGATATTGTTGGTACCAGACTTGGATTTGTGATTTCCATTGTGGTTTGGAGTTTGTCAGCAGCCCTTCATGGCTTGGCACGTTCGGTTGTTTCTTTTAGTCTTGTCCGCTTCCTGTTAGGGGTTGGTGAGGCGGGTAACTGGCCAGGAGCCACCAAGTCCAATGCTGAATGGTTCCCCGCTAAGGAAAGAGCCTTTGCTCAGGGTATTTTCAGTACGGGAACATCGGCTGGATCCATTGTAGCTCCGCCTCTGATTGCTATTCTGTATTTGTCAATAGGGTGGAAAATCACTTTCATGTTACTCGGTTTGCTTGGAATGTTATGGATCATCCCCTGGTGGTATTTGAATCGGGCTTTACCAAAAGACCATCCGTGGATCACTGACGAAGAAAAACAGCATATCCTGGGTGACCAAGCCTTAAGTGATACACCTGCCTCCACGGAGAGAGTTCCTGGCTGGGGTGAGTTGCTCACCTATAAACAGAGTTATTCCGTAATTATTTCAAGAATATTTCTGGATCCGGTCTGGTGGCTGTTTGTAGTATGGCTACCCATATATTTGCACAACAAATTTGGTTTCAATGTCAAAGAAATCGGCATGTATGCCTGGATGCCCTATGTGGGGGCAGCGCTGGGATCTCTATTTGGCGGTTATCTGAGTGGCTATTTCATGGAAAAAGGCTGGACCGTAAATAAAGCCCGGAAATGGGCCATCACCCTGGGAGCCATCATCATGTTCCCCAGTTTGATTATGACTGCTTTTGCCAGCACCTCAGCTGCCGCTATTGCATTGATCACCATCATCTTATTCGGTTTCCAAATATCAATGAATAATATTCAGACCCTACCCAGCGATTTCTTTGGGGGAGGTACCGTTGGTTCCCTGGCAGGTATGGGGGGGTTGAGTGCTGTTCTGGGAGTCATTGTTGTTACGAACCTGGTACCAGTCATTGTTGACACATCAGGATACACATTGGTATTTCTTATGGGTGCAGGTCTTGTACCAGCAGCCTTGCTTTTCGTCTTCTTGTTCAGCGGGGAGATCAAAAAAGTACAGCTGAAGGAACCCAAATAA
- a CDS encoding FadR/GntR family transcriptional regulator, which produces MHTYSKVGSTETLSSKIQNQIEQSILQKKYLPGDKLPTEKELCIMFGVSRTALREALQMLSIQGLISIRKGSGIYVTEYNSDHAVRPMSRYLAMNLNAELIIQVIEVRKAFEPQIAWIAARNRDEADVNGLEINLEELQKSDQSNSERQGEIDQSFHMQICEATKNPIIPLQMEPIFRLMPRIRTIVYSTVDTALSEAVTFHEKIFVAIRDQNSEAARDAMMGHLAVAEEHSYKILNQ; this is translated from the coding sequence ATGCATACATATTCAAAAGTGGGTAGCACAGAAACCCTTAGCAGCAAAATTCAAAATCAGATTGAGCAATCAATCCTACAGAAGAAATATTTACCTGGTGATAAGCTACCGACTGAAAAAGAATTGTGCATCATGTTTGGTGTCAGTCGGACCGCACTTCGAGAAGCACTCCAAATGTTGAGTATTCAGGGACTTATTAGTATTCGAAAGGGGAGTGGGATCTACGTTACGGAGTACAATTCCGATCACGCTGTTAGACCCATGAGCCGTTACCTGGCAATGAATCTGAATGCTGAGTTGATCATACAGGTCATTGAAGTTCGAAAAGCATTTGAACCTCAGATTGCCTGGATAGCAGCCAGGAATCGGGATGAGGCAGATGTGAACGGTTTAGAAATAAATCTGGAAGAGCTGCAAAAAAGTGATCAATCCAATTCCGAGCGACAAGGTGAGATTGATCAAAGTTTTCATATGCAAATTTGTGAAGCCACCAAGAATCCGATTATTCCCCTGCAAATGGAGCCAATATTTCGGTTGATGCCAAGGATTCGAACTATTGTTTATAGTACTGTGGACACAGCCTTAAGTGAAGCAGTAACATTTCATGAAAAAATATTTGTGGCCATTCGTGATCAGAATTCAGAGGCTGCCCGTGATGCTATGATGGGGCACTTGGCTGTTGCAGAAGAACATTCCTACAAGATATTGAATCAATAA
- a CDS encoding alginate lyase family protein — translation MKKIILIAIPVMLLVLNCTQEPVVSSNHPNLSISSSEAQDVVLAIKSNTLMDKSYTDLKMKTDQAIASPIDVPEPGESGGYAHEKHKQNYRDMKNAGYMYTFTGDETYARFIKDMLDTYADFYPTLGPHPLSHKQKPGRLFHQMLNETVWLLNTAQAYDCIYDWLSAEDHANYEKNIFIPMVNWFSIDHAEEFNRIHNHGMWTAASVGMMGLVMGNDDFVERALYGTEKDGNGGFLAQIEHLFAPDGYYMEGAYYVRYAMRPLLFFAEALERVKPEVKIYEFKEQIIKKAFYSAVQMTYPNGVFLPINDASLSMDILAPGILFGTSVILDRYGIDKNLLGLAKIQGSVYPNGSGLKLAQAYEKESVVVEPTWSSIEFVDGDDGTQGGFGILRYGKGADQTLLAMKYGVHGLGHGHFDKLHFMYYDQGSDVIPDYGYSRWINIETKFGGRYLPENNSYAKQTITHNTLVIDGKTQNNFNRKAADKVHGNRHFFDATNGDVQVMSATANDHYDGVKMQRTMFLLKDARLDYPVVVDIYRVRSAQRHQYDMPVHFHGQIINSNFEYTVNTAKREPIGKSDGYQHIWQIAQSVVNTDASLTWLDGHRYYSYLTDIDSDTEMIFGMIGANDPNFNLRNEPLLIRRSEGKSEVFASVIEPHGYFSEAQEVSSSVYPELTEIQVIGHSDVATVVKVMGENDIVWTLMITNSEADLEAEHSVEFHGATYSWKGNYKVTLN, via the coding sequence ATGAAAAAAATAATTTTAATAGCTATTCCCGTCATGTTGCTGGTGCTGAACTGTACTCAAGAACCAGTTGTATCATCCAACCATCCGAATCTGAGTATTTCTTCAAGCGAAGCGCAGGATGTCGTGCTTGCCATAAAGTCCAACACACTGATGGACAAGTCATACACCGATCTGAAAATGAAAACAGATCAAGCCATTGCATCTCCAATAGATGTTCCAGAACCGGGAGAATCAGGTGGTTATGCTCACGAAAAGCATAAGCAGAACTATAGGGATATGAAAAATGCCGGCTATATGTACACGTTCACCGGTGATGAGACTTATGCCAGATTCATCAAAGACATGCTGGATACTTACGCTGACTTTTATCCCACATTGGGTCCTCATCCCTTATCTCACAAACAGAAACCAGGCAGATTATTTCACCAGATGCTAAACGAGACAGTCTGGTTACTGAATACTGCCCAGGCCTACGATTGCATCTACGATTGGCTGTCTGCAGAGGATCATGCCAATTATGAAAAGAATATCTTCATTCCCATGGTTAATTGGTTTTCCATTGATCATGCCGAAGAGTTCAACCGGATTCACAACCATGGGATGTGGACTGCTGCTTCTGTTGGGATGATGGGACTGGTCATGGGAAATGATGATTTTGTAGAGCGTGCCCTTTATGGAACAGAAAAAGATGGCAATGGGGGCTTTCTGGCTCAAATCGAGCATCTGTTTGCTCCCGATGGTTATTACATGGAGGGCGCCTACTATGTGCGTTATGCCATGCGACCCCTGCTCTTTTTTGCTGAAGCCTTGGAACGGGTTAAACCGGAAGTAAAGATCTATGAGTTCAAGGAACAGATTATTAAGAAAGCTTTTTATTCAGCCGTTCAGATGACCTATCCAAATGGTGTCTTTCTGCCCATTAATGATGCCAGCTTATCCATGGATATCTTAGCACCGGGGATACTGTTTGGTACATCAGTTATTTTGGACCGCTATGGTATTGATAAAAATCTACTAGGATTGGCCAAAATTCAGGGGTCTGTATATCCCAATGGCTCTGGTTTAAAACTAGCCCAGGCCTACGAGAAGGAGTCTGTCGTAGTCGAGCCAACGTGGTCCAGTATCGAGTTTGTTGATGGTGATGATGGTACTCAGGGTGGTTTTGGAATCTTACGCTACGGCAAAGGTGCTGACCAAACCCTGCTGGCCATGAAATATGGTGTTCATGGTCTTGGACATGGACATTTTGATAAACTTCATTTTATGTACTATGATCAAGGTTCTGATGTGATTCCTGACTATGGCTATAGCAGATGGATCAATATTGAAACAAAGTTCGGTGGTCGTTACCTTCCAGAGAATAATTCCTATGCTAAGCAGACTATTACCCATAACACACTGGTTATCGATGGGAAAACCCAGAATAATTTTAATCGAAAAGCTGCGGATAAAGTACATGGGAATCGTCATTTCTTTGATGCCACAAATGGGGATGTACAGGTGATGAGCGCCACGGCCAATGATCATTATGATGGAGTGAAGATGCAACGAACCATGTTTCTATTGAAAGATGCGCGTCTGGACTATCCTGTGGTTGTTGATATTTATCGCGTTCGAAGTGCCCAGCGACACCAGTATGATATGCCGGTTCATTTCCATGGTCAAATCATCAATTCAAATTTTGAATATACGGTTAACACCGCTAAGCGTGAGCCAATTGGAAAATCGGATGGTTATCAGCACATCTGGCAGATCGCCCAATCGGTGGTGAATACAGATGCCAGCCTCACCTGGTTGGATGGACATCGTTATTATTCTTACTTGACTGATATTGATTCTGATACTGAAATGATATTTGGTATGATTGGAGCCAATGATCCCAATTTCAATCTACGCAATGAACCCCTGTTGATTCGTAGGTCTGAAGGGAAAAGTGAAGTATTTGCCAGCGTGATCGAACCACATGGATATTTCAGCGAAGCACAGGAAGTGTCTTCCAGTGTTTATCCTGAATTAACTGAAATTCAGGTCATAGGTCATTCTGATGTTGCTACGGTGGTAAAAGTGATGGGCGAAAATGATATCGTCTGGACCCTGATGATCACCAATAGTGAAGCTGATCTAGAAGCTGAACACTCCGTTGAATTCCATGGAGCCACGTACTCCTGGAAAGGGAATTACAAAGTTACTCTGAATTAA
- a CDS encoding alginate lyase family protein, with protein MNRPLVALAQILFLGLLLTTCSTTQSLKVELSHTGMFELSILETNKQEILKGSHMLMPAYDQLKLDALVALDLVAPSVMDKVSIPPSGDKHDYTSMGPYWWPNPDTPDGLPYVRKDGQVNPERNKYDKVSGSEMSYAVKALALMYYFSEDEIYAKQAAHLLRTWFISLDTRMNPNLNYGQFVPGRSVGRSVGIIESRDFVFLTSFEPLLQSSEHWTKADHHSFVTWMDEFRVWLVKSDLGQQEFKRANNHGSWYDYQVLALSHFCDRTEETTILAESVLERRLEHQIEPTGEQLEELARTKSFNYSVFNIEALTHVAIYTQDYGIDLYQTKEENPLLVQAIDFLLPYIVGDKPWPYKQISSIAHSQEKMIFILARAYAHYKVPEYMSAIEILKNRFPQSRYNLTTRQGNITTINQDLLGEK; from the coding sequence ATGAATAGACCCTTGGTAGCGTTAGCTCAGATTTTGTTTCTGGGATTATTACTGACCACATGCTCAACAACTCAGAGTTTAAAAGTGGAGCTGAGTCACACTGGGATGTTTGAGCTAAGTATCCTGGAAACGAACAAACAGGAGATCTTAAAAGGCAGTCATATGCTGATGCCTGCCTATGACCAGTTGAAATTGGATGCTTTGGTCGCCCTGGATCTTGTTGCTCCAAGCGTGATGGATAAGGTATCCATTCCACCCAGCGGCGATAAGCACGACTACACGAGTATGGGGCCATATTGGTGGCCAAATCCTGATACACCTGATGGTTTACCCTATGTCCGTAAAGATGGTCAGGTCAATCCGGAGCGAAATAAATACGACAAAGTGTCAGGTTCGGAAATGTCATATGCTGTCAAGGCGTTGGCTCTTATGTATTATTTCAGCGAAGATGAGATTTATGCAAAACAAGCAGCCCATCTACTCCGTACCTGGTTTATTTCCCTGGACACACGTATGAATCCCAATCTAAATTATGGTCAATTTGTTCCTGGTCGTTCAGTTGGCCGTTCAGTTGGTATTATTGAATCTAGAGATTTTGTATTTTTGACAAGTTTTGAGCCATTGTTGCAGTCATCTGAACATTGGACAAAAGCTGACCACCACTCCTTTGTGACCTGGATGGATGAATTTCGGGTCTGGTTAGTTAAAAGCGACTTAGGCCAGCAGGAGTTTAAGCGTGCCAATAACCACGGTTCCTGGTACGATTATCAAGTGCTGGCATTAAGTCATTTTTGCGATAGAACAGAAGAAACAACTATTTTGGCTGAAAGTGTTCTTGAAAGACGGCTGGAACATCAAATTGAGCCAACGGGTGAACAACTTGAAGAGTTAGCCCGTACAAAATCTTTCAACTACTCTGTGTTCAACATAGAGGCATTAACGCATGTAGCCATTTATACTCAGGATTATGGCATTGATCTATATCAGACAAAAGAAGAAAACCCATTATTAGTGCAGGCCATTGATTTTCTTTTGCCCTATATTGTTGGAGATAAACCCTGGCCATATAAACAGATATCAAGCATAGCACATTCACAAGAAAAGATGATATTTATCCTTGCTCGTGCGTATGCGCATTACAAAGTCCCTGAATACATGAGTGCAATAGAAATTTTAAAAAATAGATTTCCTCAGTCACGTTATAACCTTACCACAAGGCAAGGAAACATCACGACGATAAATCAGGATTTGCTGGGAGAAAAATAG
- a CDS encoding cupin domain-containing protein translates to MKTGHIYAKDVEVENIQEGLDRQILGYLSDLMLVRVTFKQGAIGYTHEHLHQQVTYVESGVFEVEIDGLKKIMRAGDAFVLVSDINHGAVCLEDGVLIDTFSPMREDFIEAE, encoded by the coding sequence ATGAAAACAGGTCATATCTACGCCAAGGATGTTGAAGTTGAGAACATCCAAGAGGGTTTGGATCGTCAGATTCTTGGATATTTATCCGATTTGATGCTGGTAAGGGTTACTTTCAAACAGGGTGCCATTGGGTATACCCATGAGCACCTCCATCAACAGGTTACTTATGTGGAATCTGGTGTTTTTGAAGTTGAAATTGATGGACTGAAAAAAATCATGCGTGCTGGTGATGCTTTTGTACTTGTCAGTGATATTAATCACGGTGCCGTTTGCCTTGAAGATGGGGTACTTATTGATACTTTTTCACCGATGCGCGAGGATTTTATTGAAGCTGAATAG
- a CDS encoding sugar kinase — protein MSHKIVTFGEIMLRLSPYDHQRFIQTDRFQTTFGGGEANVAVSLSNFGNDVQFVTKLPENPIADAALGDLHKYGVKTNFISRGGDRMGIYFLEHGASIRPSKVTYDRKHSAISEADGSDFDWDQIFAHQEWFHTTGITPALSPQAAKLTLEAAKTAKKLGLRVSCDLNYRNKLWTRNEAREVMTELVQYTDLIIANEEDCADVFGIRANSTDVHSGELDVEHYRQVATEVMSISKASMVAITLRESLSASDNNWSAMLYDGSEFFLSKRYSLHIVDRVGGGDAFGAGLIHALLKKQPLQDALEFGVAASALKQTIPGDFNLVSETEVFSVVQGNTSGRVQR, from the coding sequence ATGAGTCACAAAATTGTCACCTTTGGGGAGATCATGCTCCGGCTTTCTCCCTACGATCATCAACGATTTATTCAAACCGACCGGTTCCAGACAACCTTTGGCGGTGGCGAAGCAAATGTTGCTGTTTCACTTTCTAATTTTGGAAATGATGTGCAATTTGTGACCAAATTACCAGAAAATCCCATTGCTGATGCTGCACTGGGTGATTTACATAAGTATGGCGTTAAAACCAATTTTATAAGTCGCGGTGGAGATCGTATGGGGATTTACTTCCTGGAACATGGTGCTTCTATCAGACCTTCCAAAGTGACTTATGATCGTAAACACTCAGCCATATCAGAGGCTGATGGTAGCGATTTTGACTGGGATCAGATATTTGCCCATCAAGAATGGTTTCATACAACGGGAATTACTCCTGCACTCTCACCACAAGCTGCTAAACTTACCCTGGAAGCTGCAAAGACTGCTAAAAAGCTCGGTCTTCGTGTGAGTTGTGATTTGAATTATCGCAATAAGTTATGGACCCGTAATGAGGCTCGTGAGGTGATGACTGAATTGGTTCAGTACACTGATCTTATTATTGCCAATGAAGAGGATTGTGCTGATGTGTTTGGTATTCGAGCCAATTCAACGGATGTTCATTCCGGAGAATTAGATGTTGAGCACTACCGGCAGGTTGCTACTGAAGTGATGTCAATCAGCAAAGCTTCCATGGTCGCAATAACGCTTCGAGAAAGTCTTTCAGCCAGTGATAACAATTGGTCCGCCATGTTGTACGATGGAAGTGAATTTTTTCTTTCTAAGCGGTATTCCTTACATATTGTTGATCGTGTGGGTGGGGGAGACGCTTTCGGGGCAGGTCTAATCCATGCCTTGTTAAAAAAACAACCGCTTCAGGATGCTCTTGAGTTTGGCGTTGCTGCTTCCGCTCTTAAACAGACCATTCCCGGTGATTTTAATCTGGTTTCTGAAACTGAAGTGTTCAGCGTGGTACAGGGGAATACCTCAGGACGGGTTCAGC
- a CDS encoding SDR family oxidoreductase, protein MKIDLTGKTALITGSIQGIGFETAKTLALAGAKVVLNNHMDADGLQTKVDEIIAAGGEAKGVIADCSNKADVQKLIDETVAFGGSLDILVNNAGGLIKRVPIADFDEGHFDTIMNVNVKTAFMVTSFAIPHLIKSTAGRIINFSSQAAHDGGGPGAAAYAASKGAIWTMTKGVIKEVSSHGVTVNAISPGFIAGTAFHNTFTAPEVHEKVTGMVPLGRLGEPVDVANVVLFLASGLGAYVNGQSIQVNGGLYMP, encoded by the coding sequence ATGAAAATCGATTTAACAGGTAAAACAGCCTTGATTACAGGTAGCATCCAGGGAATTGGATTCGAAACAGCGAAAACACTGGCTTTAGCAGGTGCAAAGGTAGTGCTCAATAATCATATGGATGCTGATGGTCTCCAAACAAAAGTGGATGAGATCATTGCAGCTGGTGGTGAGGCAAAAGGGGTCATCGCAGATTGTTCAAATAAAGCGGATGTCCAAAAATTAATTGATGAAACCGTGGCTTTTGGCGGATCATTAGACATTCTGGTGAACAACGCTGGTGGACTTATTAAACGTGTTCCCATAGCAGATTTTGATGAGGGTCATTTTGATACTATCATGAACGTAAATGTCAAAACTGCATTTATGGTTACGTCCTTCGCTATTCCTCATCTTATTAAAAGTACAGCAGGTCGCATTATTAACTTCTCCAGCCAGGCTGCCCACGATGGTGGTGGGCCTGGTGCCGCAGCCTATGCCGCTTCAAAGGGTGCTATTTGGACCATGACCAAAGGTGTAATCAAGGAAGTGTCTTCGCATGGTGTGACTGTAAATGCTATATCTCCTGGATTCATTGCTGGTACGGCATTTCATAACACCTTTACTGCTCCCGAAGTTCATGAAAAGGTCACTGGGATGGTTCCTCTAGGTCGTTTAGGCGAGCCTGTTGATGTGGCAAATGTCGTATTGTTTCTTGCTTCTGGTCTAGGTGCTTATGTCAATGGGCAGAGTATCCAGGTAAATGGTGGTTTATACATGCCCTAA
- a CDS encoding bifunctional 4-hydroxy-2-oxoglutarate aldolase/2-dehydro-3-deoxy-phosphogluconate aldolase, translating into MMQKNEVLDKLIAIGIVPVVRITKGSQVMEAAEALMAGGISIMEVTMSSTRPFEIIQNLKKTYGDQILVGLGSVLNPRVAQKGIDAGAEFIVSPIFDEGVLEIAHSHDKPAILGALTPTEIQRSFAAGTDIVKVFPATTFGPGYFKDILAPMPHLKMTPTGGVNLTNVADFIRNGAVCVGVGTALLQYDLINNARWDDLADLARQYYREVEKGRA; encoded by the coding sequence ATGATGCAGAAAAATGAGGTCTTGGATAAATTAATAGCCATTGGAATTGTTCCAGTGGTTCGGATCACTAAGGGGTCGCAGGTCATGGAAGCTGCTGAGGCTCTGATGGCGGGTGGTATTAGTATTATGGAAGTGACCATGTCATCAACCCGGCCCTTTGAGATCATTCAGAATCTGAAGAAGACGTATGGGGATCAAATACTGGTTGGCCTGGGATCCGTACTTAATCCAAGGGTGGCTCAAAAAGGCATTGATGCAGGCGCAGAGTTTATTGTCTCGCCTATATTTGATGAAGGTGTGCTTGAAATCGCTCATAGTCATGATAAGCCAGCTATTCTGGGCGCTTTGACACCCACAGAAATCCAACGCTCCTTTGCTGCTGGTACAGATATCGTTAAAGTGTTTCCTGCTACAACTTTTGGTCCGGGTTATTTCAAAGATATTCTGGCACCCATGCCACATCTTAAAATGACGCCTACAGGTGGTGTGAACTTAACAAACGTTGCAGATTTTATTAGAAATGGTGCTGTCTGCGTGGGCGTTGGCACAGCTTTGCTCCAGTACGATTTAATTAATAATGCCCGCTGGGATGATTTGGCCGATTTGGCCAGACAATACTATCGTGAAGTAGAAAAAGGACGAGCATAG